TTATTGCTTAAAAAAGCTTTAAAACAATCCGCAGGTTCACGGGCCATGATTTGGCTGTATTGTTGAAAGCAAAGGCCGCTAGCAATCAGTAGTGACGTAAAGTAGATAGGGCCGCGCTGGCTGCTTAAGCCTAGGTAAATCATGATGGCAATAAAGCTGATAAAGCACAGCATAATAGCGGCGACGTCAAAGCGGCCAAAGGTAATCGCTGAAGTTTTAATGCTAATTTTTAAATCATCGGCACGATCAACCATTGCGTATTCGGTGTCGTAAGCTATGGTCCATAGGATATTGGCTACGAGTAAGATCCACGCAAAAGCGGGCACGCTATTGGTTTGCGCTGTAAATGCCATGGGGATGCCAAAGCCAAAGGCGATGCCTAAATAGGCTTGTGGTAGAGCTAAAAAACGCTTTGTGAAGGGGTAACTTCCCGCTAAAAAAATAGCAGGGATAGTGAGCAAAAGTGTTAGTTTATTTAATGGTAACGCGATTAAAAAAGCGCTGATAGCCAAACCTGCTGCAAGCCAAAGTGCTTCTTTGGGGCGTACTTCACCTGACACCAGTGGCCTA
This genomic interval from Iodobacter fluviatilis contains the following:
- the ubiA gene encoding 4-hydroxybenzoate octaprenyltransferase, which produces MPPRISAYARLMRIDKPIGTLLLLWPTLWALWFASNGRPDPLLLLIFCLGTFLMRAAGCVINDYVDRNFDGYVERTQARPLVSGEVRPKEALWLAAGLAISAFLIALPLNKLTLLLTIPAIFLAGSYPFTKRFLALPQAYLGIAFGFGIPMAFTAQTNSVPAFAWILLVANILWTIAYDTEYAMVDRADDLKISIKTSAITFGRFDVAAIMLCFISFIAIMIYLGLSSQRGPIYFTSLLIASGLCFQQYSQIMAREPADCFKAFLSNNRVGAIIFIGIVLDYWLKH